A single region of the Stegostoma tigrinum isolate sSteTig4 chromosome 36, sSteTig4.hap1, whole genome shotgun sequence genome encodes:
- the LOC125446913 gene encoding leucine-rich repeat and immunoglobulin-like domain-containing nogo receptor-interacting protein 1 isoform X1 produces MHLEGLSRMVIGQVSMHSGGVVCWQSVLLLILGAVLSGHASGCPARCDCSAQERSVVCHRKRFIAVPEGIPTETRLLDLSKNRIKTINQDEFVAYPLLEELQLNENIISTVEPGAFSNLPNLRSLGLRSNRLKLIPLGVFTGLNNLTQLDISENKIVILLDYMFQDLYNLRSLEVGDNDLVYISHRAFSGLHSLEQLSLEKCNLTTIPTEALSHLHSLIVLRLRFLSISVIHNNSFKRLYRLKVLEISDWASLDTMTPNSLYGLNLTSLTITSCNLSSVPYVAIRHLVYLRFLNLSFNPITVVQGHMMQELLRLRELHLASARLHTVEPYAFRGLGQLRLLNVSANELVTLEESVFHSVGNLETLILDRNPLACDCRLLWIFRRRWRLNFNRRQPVCASPEMVHGKEFKDFPDMLLPSYFSCRRARIRDKKPQTVRVDEGHTVHFSCSADGDPAPAILWVSPRKQHISRKTNGRLTVFPDGTLEVRYAQLQDNGSYQCIAMNAGGNDSSKATLHVRGYSPDWGQQSNKTFAFITNQPNGSNANSTRTSVPFPFDIKTLIIATTMGFISFLGVVLFCLVLLFLWSRGKGNTKHNIEIEYVPRKSDAGIGTTDAPRKFNMKMI; encoded by the coding sequence GGGCTCAGTAGGATGGTTATTGGTCAGGTGAGTATGCACAGCGGTGGTGTAGTCTGCTGGCAGTCCGTTCTGCTGCTCATCCTGGGGGCAGTGTTATCGGGACATGCTTCAGGATGCCCGGCCCGCTGTGACTGCTCGGCCCAGGAGAGGTCTGTGGTGTGTCACCGCAAGCGTTTCATCGCCGTTCCCGAGGGCATTCCCACCGAAACCCGGCTGCTGGACCTCAGCAAGAACCGCATCAAGACCATCAACCAGGACGAGTTTGTCGCGTACCCGCTGCTCGAGGAGCTGCAGCTGAATGAAAACATCATCTCGACCGTGGAGCCTGGAGCATTCAGTAACCTGCCGAACCTGAGGTCCCTGGGCTTGAGGAGTAACCGCCTGAAGCTGATTCCTCTGGGAGTTTTCACTGGACTGAACAACCTAACGCAGCTGGACATCAGCGAGAACAAGATTGTCATCCTGTTGGATTATATGTTCCAGGATTTGTATAACCTCAGGTCCCTGGAGGTGGGGGACAATGACCTGGTCTATATCTCCCACCGGGCATTCAGTGGGCTGCACAGCTTGGAGCAGCTGTCTCTGGAGAAATGCAACTTGACCACCATCCCGACTGAAGCCCTGTCCCACCTCCACAGCCTCATTGTGCTTAGGCTCCGCTTCCTCAGCATCAGCGTGATACACAACAACTCGTTCAAGCGGCTGTACCGGCTGAAGGTGCTGGAGATTTCCGACTGGGCTTCCCTGGACACGATGACCCCGAACAGCCTGTACGGGCTGAACCTGACCTCGCTGACCATCACCAGCTGTAACCTCAGCTCGGTGCCCTACGTGGCCATTCGGCACCTGGTCTACCTGCGGTTCCTCAACCTGTCCTTCAATCCCATCACCGTGGTGCAGGGCCACATGATGCAGGAGCTGCTCAGGCTCCGGGAACTGCATTTAGCTAGCGCCCGGCTGCACACCGTGGAGCCGTATGCTTTCCGGGGCCTGGGCCAGCTGAGGCTCCTCAATGTGTCGGCCAATGAGCTGGTGACTCTGGAGGAAAGTGTGTTCCACTCGGTGGGGAACCTGGAGACCCTGATCCTGGACAGAAACCCGCTGGCCTGTGACTGCCGCCTCCTCTGGATATTCCGGCGTCGCTGGCGCCTGAATTTTAACCGGCGGCAGCCCGTGTGCGCCAGCCCGGAGATGGTACACGGTAAGGAATTTAAGGATTTCCCGGACATGCTGCTGCCCAGTTACTTCAGCTGCCGGCGGGCACGGATCCGGGACAAGAAGCCGCAGACGGTGCGTGTAGATGAGGGTCACACCGTTCACTTCAGCTGCAGCGCAGACGGTGACCCAGCCCCGGCCATTCTCTGGGTCTCCCCCAGGAAACAGCACATCTCCAGGAAGACGAACGGCCGCCTCACTGTTTTCCCGGATGGCACTTTGGAAGTGCGCTATGCCCAGCTGCAGGATAACGGCAGCTACCAGTGTATCGCCATGAACGCAGGGGGCAATGACAGTAGCAAGGCGACCCTCCACGTTCGAGGCTACTCCCCGGACTGGGGGCAGCAAAGCAACAAAACGTTCGCCTTTATCACTAACCAGCCCAACGGCAGCAATGCGAACAGCACCCGCACCTCCGTGCCTTTCCCGTTTGATATCAAAACCCTGATCATCGCCACCACCATGGGATTCATCTCCTTCCTGGGAGTGGTGCTGTTTTGCCTCGTCCTCCTGTTCCTCTGGAGCCGGGGCAAAGGAAACACCAAGCACAACATCGAGATCGAGTACGTGCCTCGGAAATCGGACGCGGGCATCGGGACCACGGACGCCCCTcgcaaattcaacatgaaaatgaTCTAA
- the LOC125446913 gene encoding leucine-rich repeat and immunoglobulin-like domain-containing nogo receptor-interacting protein 1 isoform X2 has translation MVIGQVSMHSGGVVCWQSVLLLILGAVLSGHASGCPARCDCSAQERSVVCHRKRFIAVPEGIPTETRLLDLSKNRIKTINQDEFVAYPLLEELQLNENIISTVEPGAFSNLPNLRSLGLRSNRLKLIPLGVFTGLNNLTQLDISENKIVILLDYMFQDLYNLRSLEVGDNDLVYISHRAFSGLHSLEQLSLEKCNLTTIPTEALSHLHSLIVLRLRFLSISVIHNNSFKRLYRLKVLEISDWASLDTMTPNSLYGLNLTSLTITSCNLSSVPYVAIRHLVYLRFLNLSFNPITVVQGHMMQELLRLRELHLASARLHTVEPYAFRGLGQLRLLNVSANELVTLEESVFHSVGNLETLILDRNPLACDCRLLWIFRRRWRLNFNRRQPVCASPEMVHGKEFKDFPDMLLPSYFSCRRARIRDKKPQTVRVDEGHTVHFSCSADGDPAPAILWVSPRKQHISRKTNGRLTVFPDGTLEVRYAQLQDNGSYQCIAMNAGGNDSSKATLHVRGYSPDWGQQSNKTFAFITNQPNGSNANSTRTSVPFPFDIKTLIIATTMGFISFLGVVLFCLVLLFLWSRGKGNTKHNIEIEYVPRKSDAGIGTTDAPRKFNMKMI, from the coding sequence ATGGTTATTGGTCAGGTGAGTATGCACAGCGGTGGTGTAGTCTGCTGGCAGTCCGTTCTGCTGCTCATCCTGGGGGCAGTGTTATCGGGACATGCTTCAGGATGCCCGGCCCGCTGTGACTGCTCGGCCCAGGAGAGGTCTGTGGTGTGTCACCGCAAGCGTTTCATCGCCGTTCCCGAGGGCATTCCCACCGAAACCCGGCTGCTGGACCTCAGCAAGAACCGCATCAAGACCATCAACCAGGACGAGTTTGTCGCGTACCCGCTGCTCGAGGAGCTGCAGCTGAATGAAAACATCATCTCGACCGTGGAGCCTGGAGCATTCAGTAACCTGCCGAACCTGAGGTCCCTGGGCTTGAGGAGTAACCGCCTGAAGCTGATTCCTCTGGGAGTTTTCACTGGACTGAACAACCTAACGCAGCTGGACATCAGCGAGAACAAGATTGTCATCCTGTTGGATTATATGTTCCAGGATTTGTATAACCTCAGGTCCCTGGAGGTGGGGGACAATGACCTGGTCTATATCTCCCACCGGGCATTCAGTGGGCTGCACAGCTTGGAGCAGCTGTCTCTGGAGAAATGCAACTTGACCACCATCCCGACTGAAGCCCTGTCCCACCTCCACAGCCTCATTGTGCTTAGGCTCCGCTTCCTCAGCATCAGCGTGATACACAACAACTCGTTCAAGCGGCTGTACCGGCTGAAGGTGCTGGAGATTTCCGACTGGGCTTCCCTGGACACGATGACCCCGAACAGCCTGTACGGGCTGAACCTGACCTCGCTGACCATCACCAGCTGTAACCTCAGCTCGGTGCCCTACGTGGCCATTCGGCACCTGGTCTACCTGCGGTTCCTCAACCTGTCCTTCAATCCCATCACCGTGGTGCAGGGCCACATGATGCAGGAGCTGCTCAGGCTCCGGGAACTGCATTTAGCTAGCGCCCGGCTGCACACCGTGGAGCCGTATGCTTTCCGGGGCCTGGGCCAGCTGAGGCTCCTCAATGTGTCGGCCAATGAGCTGGTGACTCTGGAGGAAAGTGTGTTCCACTCGGTGGGGAACCTGGAGACCCTGATCCTGGACAGAAACCCGCTGGCCTGTGACTGCCGCCTCCTCTGGATATTCCGGCGTCGCTGGCGCCTGAATTTTAACCGGCGGCAGCCCGTGTGCGCCAGCCCGGAGATGGTACACGGTAAGGAATTTAAGGATTTCCCGGACATGCTGCTGCCCAGTTACTTCAGCTGCCGGCGGGCACGGATCCGGGACAAGAAGCCGCAGACGGTGCGTGTAGATGAGGGTCACACCGTTCACTTCAGCTGCAGCGCAGACGGTGACCCAGCCCCGGCCATTCTCTGGGTCTCCCCCAGGAAACAGCACATCTCCAGGAAGACGAACGGCCGCCTCACTGTTTTCCCGGATGGCACTTTGGAAGTGCGCTATGCCCAGCTGCAGGATAACGGCAGCTACCAGTGTATCGCCATGAACGCAGGGGGCAATGACAGTAGCAAGGCGACCCTCCACGTTCGAGGCTACTCCCCGGACTGGGGGCAGCAAAGCAACAAAACGTTCGCCTTTATCACTAACCAGCCCAACGGCAGCAATGCGAACAGCACCCGCACCTCCGTGCCTTTCCCGTTTGATATCAAAACCCTGATCATCGCCACCACCATGGGATTCATCTCCTTCCTGGGAGTGGTGCTGTTTTGCCTCGTCCTCCTGTTCCTCTGGAGCCGGGGCAAAGGAAACACCAAGCACAACATCGAGATCGAGTACGTGCCTCGGAAATCGGACGCGGGCATCGGGACCACGGACGCCCCTcgcaaattcaacatgaaaatgaTCTAA